In Lujinxingia sediminis, a single genomic region encodes these proteins:
- a CDS encoding Stp1/IreP family PP2C-type Ser/Thr phosphatase, producing MKLICAGITDVGCSREHNEDDFYLSDGDEALCIVADGMGGHRSGEVASAMAIKAIVEYYRETMPSQVNGYRGEQAGEGDGTRDLDELRIHEALKMANRAVFEAAESDEAYEGMGTTIVSAYFTEDGVYLAHIGDSRAYLFREGTLEQVTHDHSLANEYVRMGILAKEDVEFFPYKNVITRACGLTDEVEIDVQFHAMQPGDMFIFCSDGLSDMVPDRALVQLLDENEDLEVLCQRLVDQANENGGSDNITIILARVVDEA from the coding sequence ATGAAGCTAATCTGTGCCGGGATTACAGACGTCGGCTGCTCGCGCGAGCATAACGAAGATGATTTTTATCTCTCCGATGGTGATGAGGCGCTCTGCATCGTTGCCGATGGGATGGGAGGCCATCGCTCTGGAGAGGTTGCCAGCGCGATGGCAATCAAGGCGATCGTGGAATACTACCGGGAGACGATGCCCAGCCAGGTCAACGGTTACCGGGGAGAGCAGGCAGGTGAAGGCGATGGAACTCGCGACCTCGACGAGCTTCGTATTCACGAGGCGCTTAAGATGGCGAACCGCGCGGTGTTCGAGGCGGCTGAGTCTGATGAAGCTTATGAGGGGATGGGGACGACGATCGTTTCCGCCTATTTTACCGAGGACGGTGTCTATCTTGCCCACATCGGAGACTCTCGGGCGTATCTCTTTCGCGAAGGGACGCTGGAGCAAGTGACCCACGATCACTCCCTGGCCAATGAATATGTTCGGATGGGAATTCTGGCCAAAGAGGATGTGGAGTTCTTTCCCTACAAGAATGTGATCACCCGGGCATGCGGTCTGACTGATGAAGTCGAGATCGACGTGCAGTTTCATGCGATGCAGCCGGGAGATATGTTCATTTTCTGCTCGGACGGGCTTTCAGATATGGTGCCGGACCGCGCGCTGGTGCAACTTTTGGATGAGAATGAGGATCTCGAAGTTCTCTGTCAGCGCCTGGTTGATCAGGCCAATGAGAACGGCGGGTCGGACAATATCACGATTATTTTGGCGCGTGTGGTGGACGAGGCGTAG